The following proteins are encoded in a genomic region of Thermococcus henrietii:
- a CDS encoding MraY family glycosyltransferase: MITFLALIALILSLVLTGYVRELMRKAGIVGRDIHKPERPEVPEMGGIAIVLTVGVLGALVKPDVLPVFLLFGLVGVIDDLTALRQSHKVVLSLFVSIPVAFLDVGRSVDIFGYNLHLGILYPVFAVLFVTGSANLVNMLAGFNGLEVGTSAIALGFLALMTDGTARELALIGLGASLGFLWWNRYPARVFPGDTGTLSLGALIGLVGILGKVEVYAAILLIPHFLDFTIKALSVRFGVRRHGRTQVMPDGTLKAPPYPSFLGTIMRRVRVTEPKLVAIVWGIEFTLGLLAWALSQLL; this comes from the coding sequence ATGATAACGTTCCTAGCGCTTATAGCTTTAATCCTTTCGCTCGTCCTCACTGGATACGTCAGGGAGCTCATGAGGAAAGCGGGAATCGTTGGCAGGGACATCCACAAGCCGGAAAGGCCGGAAGTTCCCGAGATGGGGGGAATTGCTATAGTCCTGACCGTTGGAGTCCTCGGAGCGCTGGTGAAGCCCGATGTCCTTCCGGTTTTCCTGCTCTTTGGCCTCGTCGGCGTCATAGACGACCTAACTGCCCTCAGGCAGTCCCACAAGGTAGTCCTCTCACTCTTTGTCTCGATTCCGGTGGCGTTCCTGGACGTGGGCAGGAGCGTTGACATCTTCGGCTACAACCTCCACCTCGGAATCCTCTATCCAGTTTTCGCGGTTCTGTTCGTTACCGGCTCGGCGAACCTCGTGAACATGCTGGCCGGGTTCAACGGACTTGAGGTGGGCACGAGCGCCATCGCGCTCGGCTTTCTCGCGCTGATGACGGACGGGACGGCGAGGGAGCTCGCGTTGATAGGGCTTGGAGCTTCCCTTGGCTTCCTCTGGTGGAACAGATACCCGGCCAGGGTCTTCCCCGGCGACACCGGAACGCTCAGCCTCGGAGCTTTGATAGGCCTCGTCGGAATCCTCGGCAAGGTTGAGGTCTATGCCGCTATCCTGCTGATTCCGCACTTCCTCGACTTTACGATAAAGGCCCTGAGCGTCCGCTTTGGTGTAAGAAGGCATGGAAGAACCCAGGTTATGCCAGACGGAACGCTGAAGGCTCCACCCTATCCAAGCTTCCTGGGAACAATAATGAGAAGGGTCAGGGTAACGGAGCCGAAGCTCGTGGCAATCGTGTGGGGAATAGAGTTCACACTCGGTCTTCTCGCCTGGGCTCTGAGTCAATTACTTTGA
- the cas6 gene encoding CRISPR-associated endoribonuclease Cas6 yields MRIEIKLRPAEEGTILPFNYNYEVYTQILEKIYLVSPELAHEVETSHADYFTFSRIMVRKRELLPEAGIKVLSDDVSLYVSSHSGELIKAIAEGFLDDPLLKIGDATFIADNVKVLKEPELKDEVLFSTLSPIMVRTVKFVNGRMKIWDLYPGDEMFFDKLRKVMLMRYSAIYGHMPEDKEFKLEVLKFKPVRILVRDTYFRSSLMVFRYTGSRELAKFGYETGFGEKTRYGFGMVKVIDSEPRREDRV; encoded by the coding sequence ATGAGAATCGAAATCAAACTGAGACCCGCGGAGGAAGGAACCATACTGCCCTTCAACTACAACTACGAGGTCTACACCCAGATTCTTGAAAAAATATACCTTGTTTCTCCGGAGTTGGCCCACGAGGTGGAAACAAGTCACGCTGACTACTTCACGTTCTCCCGCATAATGGTCCGCAAGAGGGAGCTTCTCCCGGAGGCGGGCATTAAGGTTCTCTCGGACGATGTTTCTCTCTACGTCTCGTCCCACTCCGGGGAGCTCATCAAGGCCATCGCTGAGGGCTTCCTCGACGACCCTCTCCTTAAGATTGGGGACGCGACGTTCATAGCGGACAACGTTAAGGTTCTCAAAGAGCCCGAGCTCAAGGACGAGGTCCTGTTCTCGACGCTCAGCCCGATAATGGTCAGGACTGTCAAGTTCGTCAACGGCAGGATGAAGATTTGGGACCTTTATCCAGGTGACGAGATGTTCTTTGACAAGCTCCGCAAGGTAATGCTGATGCGCTACTCGGCCATCTACGGCCACATGCCTGAGGACAAGGAGTTCAAGCTTGAGGTTCTCAAGTTCAAGCCCGTTAGGATTCTTGTGAGGGACACCTACTTCAGGAGTTCCCTTATGGTGTTCCGCTACACCGGCTCGCGGGAGCTCGCGAAGTTCGGCTACGAGACGGGGTTCGGAGAAAAAACGAGGTATGGCTTTGGAATGGTCAAAGTAATTGACTCAGAGCCCAGGCGAGAAGACCGAGTGTGA
- a CDS encoding proteasome-activating nucleotidase encodes MSIEDANIHEGYDDYITFLKRRIRQLELQVRTLEADKERLERELSRLRMEMSRLRQPPAFAGNVIEVLDDERAIVQNYNGPRFVVRIAPWIERDKLKPGSRVALDQRTMAIVELLPTEKDPSVLGFEVIERPRVTYKDIGGLDKQLQELREAIELPLKHPELFEKVGIEPPKGVLLYGPPGCGKTLMAKALAREVNATFIRVVGSELVRKFIGEGARLVHELFELAKEKAPTIIFIDEIDAIGAKRMDETTGGEREVNRTLMQLLAEMDGFDPRGNVKVIAATNRPDILDPALLRPGRFDRLIEVPLPDFRGRLEILKVHTRKMNLRDVDLRIIAELTEGASGADLKAIATEAGMFAIRDRREYVTQDDFLKAIEKVLGAEKRLAQAIAMHEVMYG; translated from the coding sequence ATGAGCATTGAGGATGCAAACATCCATGAAGGTTACGATGATTACATCACCTTCCTGAAGAGGCGCATAAGGCAACTCGAGCTCCAGGTGAGGACGCTCGAGGCCGATAAGGAGAGGCTTGAGAGGGAACTCTCGAGGCTAAGGATGGAGATGTCGAGGCTTCGCCAGCCCCCGGCCTTCGCGGGCAACGTCATCGAGGTTCTCGACGACGAGAGGGCCATAGTTCAGAACTACAACGGACCGCGCTTCGTCGTCAGAATCGCCCCGTGGATAGAGAGGGACAAGCTGAAGCCCGGCTCAAGGGTCGCCCTGGACCAGAGGACGATGGCGATAGTCGAGCTCCTTCCAACGGAGAAGGACCCGAGCGTCCTCGGCTTCGAGGTCATAGAGAGGCCCAGAGTCACCTACAAGGACATCGGCGGTCTCGACAAACAGTTGCAGGAGCTCCGCGAGGCCATAGAGCTCCCCCTCAAGCACCCGGAGCTCTTCGAGAAGGTTGGAATCGAGCCCCCGAAGGGAGTCCTCCTCTACGGGCCACCTGGCTGTGGAAAGACCCTCATGGCGAAGGCCCTCGCGAGAGAGGTCAACGCAACCTTCATTCGCGTCGTCGGAAGCGAACTGGTCAGGAAGTTCATCGGAGAGGGTGCTCGCCTGGTCCACGAGCTCTTCGAGCTCGCCAAGGAGAAGGCCCCAACGATAATCTTTATCGACGAGATTGACGCGATTGGAGCCAAGAGAATGGATGAGACGACCGGTGGCGAGAGGGAAGTCAACAGGACCCTGATGCAACTCCTCGCTGAGATGGACGGCTTCGACCCGCGCGGGAACGTCAAGGTCATAGCGGCAACCAACAGGCCCGACATACTCGACCCAGCCCTGCTGAGGCCGGGAAGATTCGACAGGCTGATTGAAGTCCCGCTCCCGGACTTCCGCGGAAGGCTCGAGATACTCAAGGTCCACACGAGGAAGATGAACCTGAGGGACGTTGACCTGCGCATCATAGCGGAACTCACCGAGGGCGCAAGTGGAGCGGACTTGAAGGCCATAGCAACCGAGGCTGGAATGTTCGCCATCAGGGACAGGCGCGAGTACGTCACACAGGACGACTTCCTTAAAGCCATAGAAAAGGTCCTCGGCGCTGAGAAGAGGCTCGCCCAGGCAATAGCGATGCACGAGGTCATGTACGGCTGA